In Bombus affinis isolate iyBomAffi1 chromosome 8, iyBomAffi1.2, whole genome shotgun sequence, the following proteins share a genomic window:
- the LOC126919310 gene encoding G patch domain and ankyrin repeat-containing protein 1 homolog isoform X1: MLKQSNFFSHNIDVTWKTFVRESCEPTVSTEKEDHCLGFQNDEARKAYEEITNEKSDVTSHPEQKHYKSKIFNNQVITTKQFSSNERTKYNQITTEKVTINAILKAVEQKDLKFLSKYVTWENVNLTDDFGWTPLMSAAYCGHLDVIEFLLNLGANRKARERSGLTAAQLALKKNYLNIVALLKKKSEPTPNKTLPETVTNASGTNIDVPLQIRSELVGHLNNCTDIIHKGNDDRKECSNEGTGFYCKICKVNFYQTTWKKHETSTLHIFNSKPKLTNIMYGISKQNKGYQMLLNYGWDEQGGLGPTGKGMKYPIKTCLKSDRKGIGQTNEKEYRVTHFKPGDTTAVNDFKTSKSKCLNKKDREKLLNREVRKERMLRIALS, translated from the coding sequence atgTTAAAACAAAGTAACTTCTTCTCTCATAACATCGATGTTACATGGAAAACATTCGTTCGAGAATCTTGCGAACCAACAGTATCTACAGAAAAGGAAGATCACTGCTTAGGTTTTCAAAATGATGAAGCAAGAAAGGCATATGAAGAAATTACAAATGAAAAAAGCGATGTGACTTCACATCCAGAACAAAAACATTACAAATCAAAAATATTCAACAATCAAGTTATAACAACAAAACAGTTTTCATCAAATGAAAGGACAAAGTACAATCAAATTACTACAGAAAAAGTGACAATTAATGCTATATTGAAAGCAGTAGAACAAAAAGATCTGAAATTTCTTTCAAAGTATGTGACATGGGAAAATGTTAATTTGACCGATGATTTTGGTTGGACTCCTCTCATGTCAGCTGCATATTGTGGTCACTTAGATGttatagaatttttattaaatcttggTGCCAATAGAAAAGCTAGAGAAAGATCTGGTCTAACTGCAGCACAATTggcattaaaaaaaaattatttaaatatagtcGCATTGCTGAAGAAAAAGTCAGAACCTACACCTAACAAAACATTACCAGAAACAGTTACAAACGCTTCTGGAACAAATATTGATGTTCCATTACAGATAAGGTCAGAGCTTGTAGGACATTTGAATAATTGCACTGATATTATCCATAAAGGTAATGATGATAGAAAAGAATGTTCCAATGAAGGTACAGGATTTTACTGTAAAATTTGTAAAGTTAATTTTTACCAAACAACTTGGAAAAAGCATGAGACATCCACGCTTCATATTTTCAATAGTAAACCAAAATTAACAAATATAATGTATGGAATatcaaaacaaaataaaggttACCAAATGCTTTTAAATTATGGATGGGATGAACAAGGTGGTCTTGGTCCTACAGGAAAAGGAATGAAATATCCCATTAAAACCTGCCTAAAATCTGATAGAAAAGGAATAGGACAGACCAATGAGAAAGAATACAGAGTGACTCATTTTAAACCTGGAGATACTACAGCAGTTAATGATTTTAAAACATCTAAATCAAAGTGCTTAAACAAGAAAGACAGGGAAAAATTACTCAATAGGGAAGTTAGAAAAGAAAGAATGCTGCGCATTGCTTTgtcataa
- the LOC126919310 gene encoding G patch domain and ankyrin repeat-containing protein 1 homolog isoform X2, which produces MLKQSNFFSHNIDVTWKTFVRESCEPTVSTEKEDHCLGFQNDEARKAYEEITNEKSDVTSHPEQKHYKSKIFNNQVITTKQFSSNERTKYNQITTEKVTINAILKAVEQKDLKFLSKYVTWENVNLTDDFGWTPLMSAAYCGHLDVIEFLLNLGANRKARERSGLTAAQLALKKNYLNIVALLKKKSEPTPNKTLPETVTNASGTNIDVPLQIRSELVGHLNNCTDIIHKGNDDRKECSNEGTGFYCKICKVNFYQTTWKKHETSTLHIFNSKPKLTNIMYGISKQNKGYQMLLNYGWDEQGGLGPTGKGMKYPIKTCLKSDRKGIGQTNEKEYRALKHIQKVEEKANEILTDRQEIIALDKRRNNDRVGMRALQKQNCEKLWITIGPLLLKMPSKTAEELLVKDQRECNIEINKLRSNLKIKVNELRDLELNPPVPGLMLQPMSHQEMSVIKQILGQNS; this is translated from the exons atgTTAAAACAAAGTAACTTCTTCTCTCATAACATCGATGTTACATGGAAAACATTCGTTCGAGAATCTTGCGAACCAACAGTATCTACAGAAAAGGAAGATCACTGCTTAGGTTTTCAAAATGATGAAGCAAGAAAGGCATATGAAGAAATTACAAATGAAAAAAGCGATGTGACTTCACATCCAGAACAAAAACATTACAAATCAAAAATATTCAACAATCAAGTTATAACAACAAAACAGTTTTCATCAAATGAAAGGACAAAGTACAATCAAATTACTACAGAAAAAGTGACAATTAATGCTATATTGAAAGCAGTAGAACAAAAAGATCTGAAATTTCTTTCAAAGTATGTGACATGGGAAAATGTTAATTTGACCGATGATTTTGGTTGGACTCCTCTCATGTCAGCTGCATATTGTGGTCACTTAGATGttatagaatttttattaaatcttggTGCCAATAGAAAAGCTAGAGAAAGATCTGGTCTAACTGCAGCACAATTggcattaaaaaaaaattatttaaatatagtcGCATTGCTGAAGAAAAAGTCAGAACCTACACCTAACAAAACATTACCAGAAACAGTTACAAACGCTTCTGGAACAAATATTGATGTTCCATTACAGATAAGGTCAGAGCTTGTAGGACATTTGAATAATTGCACTGATATTATCCATAAAGGTAATGATGATAGAAAAGAATGTTCCAATGAAGGTACAGGATTTTACTGTAAAATTTGTAAAGTTAATTTTTACCAAACAACTTGGAAAAAGCATGAGACATCCACGCTTCATATTTTCAATAGTAAACCAAAATTAACAAATATAATGTATGGAATatcaaaacaaaataaaggttACCAAATGCTTTTAAATTATGGATGGGATGAACAAGGTGGTCTTGGTCCTACAGGAAAAGGAATGAAATATCCCATTAAAACCTGCCTAAAATCTGATAGAAAAGGAATAGGACAGACCAATGAGAAAGAATACAGA GCTttaaaacatatacaaaaagtaGAAGAAAAAGCTAATGAGATCCTTACCGATCGGCAAGAAATAATTGCCTTggataaaagaagaaacaatgATAGAGTTGGAATGAGGGCACTGCAGAAACAGAATTGTGAGAAACTTTGGATAACTATTGGACCATTATTGCTCAAGATGCCATCCAAAACTGCAGAGGAATTACTTGTCAAAG ATCAAAGAGAATGTAACATTGAAATTAATAAGCTAAGAagcaatttaaaaattaaagtgaATGAATTGAGAGATTTAGAACTTAATCCACCTGTTCCAGGTTTAATGTTACAACCCATGTCTCATCAAGAAATGTCAGTCATAAAACAAATTTTAGGTCAAAATTCTTAA